CATTCATCGGCTAAGAAACATAAGGCCCGGAAGCGCAAGACCATCAATTGCTCATAGAAGGGGTTGAGATGGCACAGGGCCGGAATATGAAACTGCCAGGGACCAATTTTAACATCCCGTTCAAAGGGGCATTGGGCAGGAATCCACCGACATAACCAATGGGCCCGGCGGCTATGACGCACTTCAATGGATTCTAACCAGGCCTGGAAACGCTGAAACAGCACTTTGAGAAATTTTGGAAACTTAGGAGACGATTGAGGTGGAGACATTGGCTCTCCTTGAAAGACATGGCTAAACATACGGACGATCACTCCCGCGCAATACAGCTTGAAAGTAAAGAAAGGTCAAAATGGTAAAAAACTTTAAGTTAACAGTTAAATACAAGTTAAAAGAGAGGACATGAATGACAAAATAGCAAGAAAATGTTAATTGAACATGAATAATTAAAGAGGTTCTGGCAATCGCTAGGCAGAGTTTATGGCTTGAGTAAAACTAAGTAAATCAAGGAGTTTTAACTCAAATGAGTCGCTCTATCTCTGTCTTAACGCAACCGTTAGTCTAGCACATCAGTAGATCTACAGAAGTTAATATATTTTCGGAATAAAATAGATTTATGAGACTGTCGAGGCAGATTCTCAGGTTAGTTAGGCATCTATAGGGAGAATGTCGAGCGTTTAGTATCACAGGCTACCAATAATTTCTAAATCATTGATAAACCACTGGAAATCAGTCGAGAACCTTGCGTAAAATCAAACAGTTTTGGGAGCCGATGCGCCGATACTCTAATTCACTCGCAATGTTTTGTAATAATTTCAAGCCGCGCCCGCCATCCTGGTCTGGGGAAATTTGCTCCGGCAGCGTGGCCAGTTTTTCCTGGAGATTAAATGTGGGCCCGTGATCCCAGACTTTCAGTTCTACGGCAGTGGCGGTTCCTTGGAGTTCAATCAAGACAGGCGGCGGCTCTGGGCTATGGTGATGGGCATGGCGCACCGCATTGGTAAAGGCTTCAGCGAGGGCTAATTCCAGTTGGAGCCAAATCGTTTTCTGGACCCATTCCGGGCGGGCCTGGGCGAACCAACTTAGGACTTGATCTAGTTTCCCTAAGTCGCTGGCTACTTGGAGGGTTTGTTGAAGGGGCACGGGTATCCTAAGTTAAGCCAAAGCAATACCCTATATTTTGCCACTCTCCTTCAACCATCACTAGAGGCACAGCCCCAACTTGCCATCAGTTCAGCCACAGATAGAATTTTCCGAATTGGCCGAACATTTCCGCTGGCAAAGAGCAATCCGGCCTGAACATCCCCTTGGCTTGCGGCGTTGAGAACTTGGAGGAGGCAAAATGAAGTCCCTTGATCTCGGCAAAGACAGGTTTGGAGGCAGTTGGCAAGGCATCTTCGCTCTAAGGTTGGGGCTTGGGTGGCAATATCTGTTGTGAGTTGATTTTTCAGGACGCGGGCGGGTTTTCCCACGGGACTGGTGATTGAAATAATATCCTCAGGCCTGGCCTGGAGGTGGACTTGTTTATAGGCATCAGCGGCATCACATTCTTGGGTTGTAATAAACCGACTGCCAATTTGCACCCCATCTGCGCCCAACCGCAACATCTGCTGAATGTCTTCCTGCTCCCAAATGCCCCCTGTAATGATGATCGGAATCTGGAGGTTAAGACTGTTCAGGTAATGGCGCAGGTGTTGGAGGGTTTGACCGAGATCATTGGGGATCCCATCCTGGCATTGGCTGGCAAAATGGCCACCAATTTTCTGGCAGTTTTCAACAATTATGGCATCTGGATAACGATGGTAATTTTTCCCCCAGGCCTGGCAGATTATCTGAGCCGACTCCAGATCCGCCACAATCGGCACGAGGGCCACATGGAGATAATCTTGGGTCACTTCTGGCAAAGTCAAGGGCAACCCGGCCCCAGTCACAATTAAATCTGCCCCCCCGGCCGCTGCGGTTTGGGCTAGGGCTAAATAATCTTTGGTGGCAACGAGGATATTCACACCAATTATTCCCGTGGGAGATAGCTTTCTAGCCGTAGTCAGGGCATCTTGAAGGGCGAGTTGGTTGGCCTGGAAAAAAGTCTTCCGGGGCGCTCGCTCTGGAAAATATGGGGAGTCAAAGCCGATCCCAAAGCTCGAGATCAGGCCAATTCCTCCCGCTTCCGCCACCGCCGCCGCCAACTTAGCCCCGGAGACTTTCACGGCCATTGCCCCTTGGATAATTGGATATCGAGCCGTATGTGTACCAACAGTTAAGGGCTTAAAGAATACAGAAGCGTTCATATTGAAGATGATCCAGAATTGAAACTTGCTATGGTCAAAGTCAGGGGGAAAGGTCTCAAGGTTGCTGAGTTTCAGTTTTAAAGGTTGGGGGCATGATGACGTGGGTGGCCAGGCCAAGTTTTTCTAGGGCTGCAATCACCCACCAAGTGACATCAATTTCCCACCACCGCCAGCCTGCTTTGGCCACTTTGGGAAAGGCGTGATGATTATTATGCCAACCTTCGCCATAGGTTAGAATTGCCGCCCACCACAGGTTACGAGAATTATCCGCCACATGGAACGTCCGATAACCCCAAACATGGGTGACAGAGTTAATAAACCAAGTGCTATGCCACAGCAACACGGCCCGGACAAACATCCCATAAATGACCCATGACCAACCGCCCATAAGATAGAGCAAAATTCCTAAGGGCAACTGCAACCAGAGAAAATTACGATTCAACCAGCGGTAAAAGGGTTGCTTGACTAGATCGGGGGCATATTTTTGATACTGGTCATAATCAAACACCGCCGGATTCGGACAGAACAACCAAAGGATATGACTCCACCAAAACCCCCGCTGGGCCGAGTAGGGATCCAGTTCTACATCTTCTGTATGGGCATGATGCAACCGATGACCGGCAACCCAAAAAATCGGCCCCCCCTGTAAGGCCAAGGCCCCAATCACAGCAATGGGGTATTCCAACCAGCGGGGAACTTTGAAACTACGATGACTCAGGAGCCGATGATAGCCGAGGCAAATACCGATACTGCCAAATAGCCAGTGCAATACCAGGAGGACTCCTAAGGCTGACCAGGAGAAAAACCAAGGGGCTAAACAGGCCAGGCCATGGACAAGGGCAAAAAAGGCAACGGATAGCCAATTCACTGGATAGTTTGTCGGGGCCTGGGGAGTATTGACCACCGTGACACTATTGAGATTGGACTCTGAAATTGATTCGGTTGGCATGGACACTACACTCACAAAATTAGCAATAATGACATTAAATGGAAATTCAACGTATCGCCCTGAACAACAGTCTCTAAATTGCCTGACAGAAGATGTCTGTTTTTTTGGGCACTAAATAGGCATCAAAGACTGCGGCAATATTCCGAATCAACAACCGCCCCTTGGGTGTCACTTCCAGGCCATCACTGAACCGCCGTAAAAGACCATCTGCCTCCAGTCCATCAAGTTTGGGTAAAGCATCAGCAAAGTAATCATTAAAGTCCCTGGCTAACCCCAATTGATATTTTTGATTTAAGTCATCTAGGGATAACCGAAACTGACACATCAACTCCATAATCACCGCTCGGCGAATTAAATCATCCTCAGTCAGGGTGACACCGCGCTCGATGGGGATTGCCCCAGCATCAACGGC
Above is a window of Pseudocalidococcus azoricus BACA0444 DNA encoding:
- a CDS encoding Mo-dependent nitrogenase C-terminal domain-containing protein — its product is MSPPQSSPKFPKFLKVLFQRFQAWLESIEVRHSRRAHWLCRWIPAQCPFERDVKIGPWQFHIPALCHLNPFYEQLMVLRFRALCFLADECGEDISQYC
- a CDS encoding ATP-binding protein, coding for MPLQQTLQVASDLGKLDQVLSWFAQARPEWVQKTIWLQLELALAEAFTNAVRHAHHHSPEPPPVLIELQGTATAVELKVWDHGPTFNLQEKLATLPEQISPDQDGGRGLKLLQNIASELEYRRIGSQNCLILRKVLD
- a CDS encoding NAD(P)H-dependent flavin oxidoreductase; this encodes MNASVFFKPLTVGTHTARYPIIQGAMAVKVSGAKLAAAVAEAGGIGLISSFGIGFDSPYFPERAPRKTFFQANQLALQDALTTARKLSPTGIIGVNILVATKDYLALAQTAAAGGADLIVTGAGLPLTLPEVTQDYLHVALVPIVADLESAQIICQAWGKNYHRYPDAIIVENCQKIGGHFASQCQDGIPNDLGQTLQHLRHYLNSLNLQIPIIITGGIWEQEDIQQMLRLGADGVQIGSRFITTQECDAADAYKQVHLQARPEDIISITSPVGKPARVLKNQLTTDIATQAPTLERRCLANCLQTCLCRDQGTSFCLLQVLNAASQGDVQAGLLFASGNVRPIRKILSVAELMASWGCASSDG
- a CDS encoding acyl-CoA desaturase, which codes for MPTESISESNLNSVTVVNTPQAPTNYPVNWLSVAFFALVHGLACLAPWFFSWSALGVLLVLHWLFGSIGICLGYHRLLSHRSFKVPRWLEYPIAVIGALALQGGPIFWVAGHRLHHAHTEDVELDPYSAQRGFWWSHILWLFCPNPAVFDYDQYQKYAPDLVKQPFYRWLNRNFLWLQLPLGILLYLMGGWSWVIYGMFVRAVLLWHSTWFINSVTHVWGYRTFHVADNSRNLWWAAILTYGEGWHNNHHAFPKVAKAGWRWWEIDVTWWVIAALEKLGLATHVIMPPTFKTETQQP